One stretch of Halobaculum marinum DNA includes these proteins:
- a CDS encoding phosphopantetheine adenylyltransferase, with protein sequence MHVALGGTFDPVHDGHRALFERAFELGDLTVGLTSDELAPKTRHTDRYVRPFADRKRDLDAELAPLAAEHDREYEIRELTKPTGIAVEPGFDALIVSPETQSGAERVNEIREQKGLPSLRIEVVDHVPAEDGKRISSTRIVRGEIDRHGNVTPEREGRGTAPPDAE encoded by the coding sequence ATGCACGTCGCGCTGGGCGGGACGTTCGATCCGGTCCACGACGGCCACCGCGCGCTGTTCGAGCGCGCGTTCGAGCTCGGGGACCTCACCGTCGGGCTCACCTCCGACGAGTTGGCCCCGAAGACCCGTCACACGGACCGCTACGTCCGCCCGTTCGCCGACCGGAAGCGCGACCTCGACGCGGAGTTGGCGCCGCTGGCCGCCGAACACGACCGCGAGTACGAGATTCGCGAACTCACGAAGCCCACGGGCATCGCCGTCGAACCGGGGTTCGACGCGCTGATCGTCTCCCCCGAGACGCAGTCGGGCGCCGAGCGGGTCAACGAGATTCGCGAGCAGAAGGGGCTCCCCAGCCTCCGGATCGAGGTCGTCGACCACGTCCCCGCCGAGGACGGCAAGCGCATCTCCTCGACGCGGATCGTGCGTGGCGAGATCGACCGCCACGGCAACGTCACCCCCGAGCGCGAGGGGCGCGGCACCGCGCCGCCGGACGCGGAGTAG
- a CDS encoding helix-turn-helix domain-containing protein yields the protein MSTDEAPEDGGDAENTADENSPRGELREAAERLEEGATEVAGGFDERIVDLLSWLLDTETRARIYVYLREHPGSTSDEVAEGTGLYPSTVREALAELHGEETVTRTKREAAGAGNNPYEYEAIEPSELVEGVVGEVQDQLNTVFNLDAQLSGDGGSDDGDDPVSISVERPDDED from the coding sequence ATGTCTACGGACGAGGCCCCCGAGGACGGCGGCGACGCGGAGAACACCGCCGACGAGAACTCCCCGCGCGGGGAGCTACGCGAGGCTGCCGAGCGGCTCGAAGAGGGCGCCACCGAGGTCGCCGGCGGGTTCGACGAACGGATCGTCGACCTGCTCTCGTGGCTGCTCGACACGGAGACGCGCGCTCGGATCTACGTGTACCTCCGTGAACACCCCGGGTCGACGAGCGACGAGGTCGCCGAAGGGACGGGGCTGTACCCCAGCACCGTCCGCGAGGCGCTGGCGGAGCTCCACGGCGAGGAGACGGTGACGCGGACGAAACGTGAGGCGGCGGGCGCTGGCAACAACCCCTACGAGTACGAGGCGATCGAACCGTCGGAACTCGTCGAGGGCGTCGTCGGCGAGGTGCAAGACCAGTTGAACACCGTGTTCAACCTGGACGCCCAGTTGAGCGGGGACGGCGGCTCGGACGACGGCGACGACCCCGTCAGTATCTCCGTCGAGCGCCCCGACGACGAGGACTGA
- a CDS encoding glutamate--cysteine ligase → MDTGSAAAFDRMGTLGVEEEFYVVDGDGRPTAGSDELVYGDREPPEPLGGRIDHELFKSVVETQTPLIEDPGSVRDNVVAVREALVEHAASYDLQVAAAGLHPAAVWRELDHAEKPRYRSQLDRIQYPQHRNTTAGLHVHVGVDDADKATWVANELRWSLPPMLALSANSPFWNGFDTGLASARAKVFENLPNTGMPGYFDSFEAYESFERRMVEHGSIEDRGELWFDVRPHTGHGTVEVRTPDAQSDPDVTVAFVEWVHALVTDLAERYEDESDPDAGFGGDHGLRRELLDENKWRAMRHGEDATFVARDGESVVDIPTVVERACDRLGVEGPRFLLERESGSARQRRIRENDGIAALCHDLLLDEHGR, encoded by the coding sequence ATGGACACGGGTTCGGCCGCGGCGTTCGATCGGATGGGCACCCTCGGTGTCGAGGAGGAGTTCTACGTCGTCGACGGCGACGGGCGCCCGACCGCCGGGAGCGACGAACTCGTCTACGGCGACCGTGAGCCGCCCGAACCGCTCGGGGGACGCATCGACCACGAACTGTTCAAGTCCGTCGTCGAGACCCAGACCCCGTTGATCGAAGACCCCGGGTCGGTCCGGGACAACGTCGTCGCCGTCCGCGAGGCGCTCGTCGAGCACGCCGCGTCGTACGACCTGCAGGTCGCCGCCGCCGGCCTCCACCCGGCGGCGGTGTGGCGCGAACTCGACCACGCCGAGAAGCCCCGGTACCGCTCGCAACTCGACCGCATCCAGTACCCGCAACACCGGAACACGACCGCCGGACTGCACGTCCACGTCGGCGTCGACGACGCGGACAAGGCGACGTGGGTCGCGAACGAACTCCGGTGGTCCCTCCCGCCGATGCTCGCGCTGTCGGCCAACTCCCCGTTCTGGAACGGCTTCGACACCGGGTTGGCGTCGGCTCGCGCGAAGGTGTTCGAGAACCTCCCGAACACCGGGATGCCGGGCTACTTCGACTCCTTCGAGGCCTACGAGTCGTTCGAGCGCCGGATGGTCGAGCACGGCTCGATCGAAGACCGCGGCGAACTGTGGTTCGACGTGCGCCCCCACACGGGGCACGGCACCGTCGAGGTGCGCACGCCCGACGCCCAGTCGGACCCGGACGTCACCGTCGCGTTCGTCGAGTGGGTCCACGCGCTCGTCACCGACCTCGCCGAGCGCTACGAGGACGAGAGCGACCCCGACGCCGGGTTCGGCGGCGACCACGGCCTCCGGCGCGAACTCCTCGACGAGAACAAGTGGCGGGCGATGCGCCACGGGGAAGACGCCACCTTCGTCGCTCGCGACGGCGAGTCGGTCGTCGACATCCCGACGGTCGTCGAGCGCGCGTGCGACCGCCTCGGCGTCGAAGGCCCCCGGTTCCTGCTGGAGCGCGAGTCGGGGTCGGCGCGCCAGCGCAGGATCCGAGAGAACGACGGGATAGCGGCGCTGTGTCACGACTTGCTGCTCGACGAGCACGGTCGCTGA
- a CDS encoding fibrillarin-like rRNA/tRNA 2'-O-methyltransferase has translation MSEHLPDGVERREFDGRERLCTRGEPVYGEPTDDGWRAWDAGRSKLGGMLELGMDTGLVGDETVLYLGAANGTTVSHVADFAGPTYAVEFSPRPVRDLLDACESRATLFPLLKDARRPETYAHVVEADCDVLVQDVATRGQADVAVRNRQFLADDGRLLLAVKARSEDVAADPNAVFDEVLGDLREMYEVLETRELDRFHEDHLGVVATPK, from the coding sequence ATGAGTGAGCACCTCCCCGACGGGGTGGAGCGACGCGAGTTCGACGGTCGCGAGCGGCTCTGTACCCGCGGCGAACCAGTGTACGGTGAGCCGACTGACGACGGGTGGCGCGCGTGGGACGCCGGGCGCTCGAAACTCGGCGGGATGCTCGAACTCGGGATGGACACCGGCCTCGTCGGCGACGAGACGGTGCTCTACCTCGGTGCCGCGAACGGCACGACCGTGAGCCACGTCGCCGACTTCGCCGGACCGACGTACGCCGTCGAGTTCTCGCCGCGCCCCGTCCGCGACCTGCTCGACGCCTGCGAGTCGCGCGCGACCCTGTTCCCCCTCCTCAAAGACGCCCGCCGCCCGGAGACGTACGCCCACGTCGTCGAGGCCGACTGCGACGTGCTCGTGCAGGACGTGGCGACTCGCGGCCAGGCCGACGTGGCCGTCCGCAACCGGCAGTTCCTCGCCGACGACGGCAGACTCCTGCTGGCGGTGAAGGCCCGTTCTGAGGACGTCGCCGCCGACCCCAATGCGGTGTTCGACGAGGTGCTCGGGGACCTCCGCGAGATGTACGAGGTGCTGGAGACGCGCGAGTTAGACCGGTTCCACGAGGACCACCTCGGCGTCGTCGCGACGCCGAAGTGA
- a CDS encoding NOP5/NOP56 family protein, translating into MTTDDDAAGRAPGDAAGAEAAAWFAVGDDESPADRVRDGTAAAPADWPALAVESGAATDEEDYYEQLREATVEATRAAVDERERADDRQLLHAVRAMDDAERVANELAERVSEWAGTLFEDAGTGVDGCVALAERDPEGPAEERVVSLATRVADLAAEADELEAFIESRAPVAAPNLAALAGPVLAARLISLAGGLEPLAKKPSGTLQVLGAEDALFAHLRGHGSSPKHGVIYTHEYVRGTRPEDRGSASRALAGKLTIAARIDHYSGDYRPELEAELDERMQTIRARAEDDDGGADDE; encoded by the coding sequence ATGACCACAGACGACGACGCCGCGGGCCGCGCTCCCGGCGACGCCGCCGGGGCCGAGGCGGCGGCGTGGTTCGCCGTCGGCGACGACGAGTCGCCCGCGGACCGCGTCCGCGACGGCACGGCGGCCGCGCCGGCAGACTGGCCGGCGCTGGCCGTCGAGTCGGGCGCCGCGACCGACGAAGAGGACTACTACGAACAACTCCGCGAGGCGACCGTCGAGGCGACTCGCGCCGCGGTGGACGAGCGCGAGCGCGCCGACGACCGCCAACTGCTCCACGCGGTCCGCGCGATGGACGACGCCGAGCGCGTCGCCAACGAACTCGCGGAGCGCGTGTCCGAGTGGGCCGGGACGCTGTTCGAGGACGCCGGCACGGGTGTCGACGGCTGTGTGGCCCTCGCCGAGCGCGACCCGGAGGGCCCCGCCGAGGAGCGCGTCGTCTCGCTGGCGACGCGGGTCGCCGACCTCGCTGCCGAAGCGGACGAGTTGGAGGCCTTCATTGAGTCGCGCGCGCCCGTCGCCGCACCGAACCTCGCGGCGCTCGCGGGGCCGGTGCTGGCCGCGCGACTCATCTCGCTGGCGGGCGGGCTGGAGCCGCTGGCGAAGAAGCCCTCCGGCACGCTCCAGGTGCTCGGCGCAGAGGACGCGCTGTTCGCGCACCTGCGCGGTCACGGCTCCTCGCCGAAACACGGCGTCATCTACACCCACGAGTACGTCCGCGGCACCCGACCCGAAGACCGCGGGTCGGCCTCGCGCGCGCTGGCGGGCAAACTGACCATCGCCGCTCGGATCGACCACTACTCGGGCGACTACCGGCCCGAGTTGGAGGCGGAGTTGGACGAGCGCATGCAGACCATCCGCGCCCGCGCCGAGGACGACGACGGAGGTGCCGACGATGAGTGA
- a CDS encoding pyridoxal-phosphate-dependent aminotransferase family protein produces the protein MQQPELDRFEAPDVSELTPPTRTLMGPGPSDVHPRVLRAMSTPLVGHLDPSFVEIMDETQELLRYTFQTDNQWTIPVSGTGSASMEAAIGNLVEPDDTMLVPTNGYFGGRMAEMARRAGGNVVEVDAPWGEPLDPVDVEAAFDEHQPDVFGFVHAETSTGVRQPDVPELTSIAHDHDAYVIADCVTSLGGVSLKVDEWDVDVAYSGPQKCLSCPPGASPLTLNDRAMDKVLSREEPSRSWYLDLSLLEGYWGEERAYHHTAPITNVYALREALRLVAEEGIESRWQRHRDTAGALKAGVEAMGLEMNADDEFWLPSLNAVRVPEGVDDGAVIADLLEQYDLEIVSGLGDLEGEIFRIGCMGHSARPENVSLLVSALGQTLAEHGADVDVGAGVEATAQRL, from the coding sequence ATGCAACAGCCGGAACTCGACCGTTTCGAGGCGCCCGACGTCAGCGAATTGACGCCGCCGACCCGGACCCTGATGGGGCCGGGCCCGAGCGACGTCCACCCGCGCGTGCTCCGCGCGATGAGCACGCCGCTGGTCGGCCACCTCGACCCCTCGTTCGTCGAGATCATGGACGAGACGCAGGAACTGCTCCGGTACACGTTCCAGACCGACAACCAGTGGACCATCCCCGTCTCCGGCACCGGGTCGGCGTCGATGGAGGCCGCCATCGGCAACCTCGTCGAACCGGACGACACGATGCTCGTCCCGACGAACGGCTACTTCGGCGGGCGGATGGCCGAGATGGCCCGCCGCGCCGGGGGTAACGTCGTCGAGGTCGACGCACCGTGGGGGGAGCCGCTCGACCCCGTCGACGTGGAAGCCGCCTTCGACGAACACCAGCCCGACGTGTTCGGCTTCGTCCACGCCGAGACCTCGACGGGTGTCCGCCAGCCCGACGTGCCCGAACTGACGAGCATCGCCCACGACCACGACGCGTACGTGATCGCCGACTGCGTCACCTCGCTGGGTGGCGTCTCGCTGAAGGTCGACGAGTGGGACGTCGACGTCGCCTACTCCGGGCCGCAGAAGTGCCTCTCGTGCCCGCCGGGCGCGTCGCCGCTGACGCTCAACGACCGCGCGATGGACAAGGTGCTCTCCCGGGAGGAGCCGTCGCGGTCGTGGTACCTCGACCTCTCGCTGCTGGAGGGGTACTGGGGCGAGGAGCGCGCGTACCACCACACCGCGCCGATCACGAACGTGTACGCGCTGCGCGAGGCGCTGCGCCTCGTCGCCGAGGAAGGGATCGAGTCGCGCTGGCAGCGCCACCGTGACACTGCGGGCGCCCTGAAGGCGGGCGTCGAGGCGATGGGGCTGGAGATGAACGCGGACGACGAGTTCTGGCTGCCGAGCCTCAACGCCGTCCGCGTCCCGGAGGGCGTGGACGACGGCGCCGTCATCGCGGACCTGCTGGAGCAGTACGACCTCGAGATCGTCTCCGGGCTCGGCGATCTGGAGGGTGAGATCTTCCGTATCGGCTGCATGGGTCACTCCGCACGCCCGGAGAACGTCTCGCTGCTCGTCTCCGCGCTCGGCCAGACGCTCGCCGAACACGGCGCCGACGTGGACGTTGGCGCAGGCGTCGAGGCGACCGCCCAGCGACTGTAA
- a CDS encoding universal stress protein, which produces MYEDILLATNGGVASINATEHALELAADRARLLDDLDVAVEREATLHALFVVDEAAITTYSGDEYVDGHEGPEYGFEDVGEETLADVRERGEAAGVRVETHLQHGTPEETILEVADDIDADLVVAGSQRRPDEYRMLVGSVTERVVRASDRPVLVVKTPVDEAGEPMV; this is translated from the coding sequence ATGTACGAGGACATTCTGCTGGCGACCAACGGGGGCGTCGCGTCGATCAACGCCACCGAACACGCGCTGGAGTTGGCGGCCGACCGCGCCCGACTGCTCGACGACCTGGACGTCGCCGTCGAGCGCGAGGCGACCCTGCACGCGCTGTTCGTCGTCGACGAGGCCGCCATCACGACGTACTCGGGCGACGAGTACGTCGACGGCCACGAGGGGCCGGAGTACGGTTTCGAAGACGTCGGCGAGGAGACACTCGCAGACGTGCGCGAGCGCGGTGAGGCCGCTGGCGTCCGCGTGGAGACGCACCTCCAGCACGGCACCCCCGAGGAGACCATCCTGGAGGTCGCCGACGACATCGACGCCGACCTGGTCGTGGCGGGGAGCCAGCGTCGCCCCGACGAGTACCGGATGCTCGTCGGCAGCGTCACCGAGCGCGTCGTCCGCGCGAGCGACCGGCCCGTGCTGGTCGTGAAGACGCCCGTCGACGAGGCGGGCGAGCCGATGGTGTGA
- a CDS encoding MFS transporter has translation MTDSSASRLQFWTLYLSRFAGGFGSIALIIVLPKIATDLGIDGVAFGFLYAAYTLAQTVAVVPLAWAGDRYDKRLVLLGTLAVGIATYAAFSVVTDGTGLLAVRAMQGIVFTGMGLMTLGLVGELATKQSRASHIGRANAASFAASIIGGLSAGFLYDYFGGSRELFLLITGLYVITFLGTGLLLSEDETRVEGFPFTDLALNRRILTLTSFRAQYAVAVMMVRNWIPVFAGYAAASGGLAMPAFAVSVITVSEKFTNMLLQPYTGRLSDTTGRSLFVFAGGGAYGVVAVLVPFTPMVGDLLGLPSSLPVLGVVSAAFLPLLVLNAGLGIADSFREPASMALFADEGSDGDGVASSFGIRELVWRPGSVIAPVAAGWLMGSVGMEWVFYVGGGFAVLGALTFLGVLRHYHGASALREW, from the coding sequence GTGACCGACTCGTCCGCCTCGCGCCTCCAGTTCTGGACGCTGTACCTCTCGCGGTTCGCCGGCGGCTTCGGGAGCATCGCGCTCATCATCGTCCTCCCGAAGATCGCCACCGACCTCGGCATCGACGGCGTCGCGTTCGGCTTCCTGTACGCGGCGTACACGCTGGCACAGACGGTCGCGGTCGTGCCGCTGGCGTGGGCGGGCGACCGCTACGACAAACGCCTCGTGCTCCTCGGCACACTCGCCGTCGGGATCGCGACGTACGCGGCGTTCAGCGTCGTCACCGACGGCACGGGCCTGCTCGCGGTGCGGGCGATGCAGGGCATCGTGTTCACCGGGATGGGGCTGATGACGCTCGGACTGGTCGGCGAACTCGCGACGAAACAGAGTCGCGCGAGCCACATCGGCCGCGCCAACGCGGCGTCGTTCGCGGCGTCGATCATCGGCGGCCTCTCGGCGGGCTTTCTCTACGACTACTTCGGCGGGTCGCGCGAACTGTTCTTGCTCATCACCGGCCTGTACGTGATCACGTTCCTCGGCACCGGCCTCCTGCTGTCCGAAGACGAGACGCGCGTCGAGGGGTTCCCCTTCACCGACCTCGCGCTCAACCGCCGCATCCTCACGCTCACCTCCTTCCGTGCGCAGTACGCGGTCGCCGTGATGATGGTCCGCAACTGGATCCCCGTGTTCGCAGGGTACGCGGCCGCCAGCGGCGGGTTGGCGATGCCGGCGTTCGCCGTCTCCGTCATTACCGTCTCGGAGAAGTTCACCAACATGCTCCTCCAGCCGTACACCGGTCGCCTCTCGGACACCACGGGGCGCTCGCTGTTCGTGTTCGCCGGCGGCGGCGCCTACGGGGTGGTCGCCGTGCTGGTCCCGTTCACGCCGATGGTCGGCGACCTCCTCGGCCTCCCCTCGTCGCTGCCGGTGCTCGGCGTCGTCTCGGCGGCCTTCCTCCCGCTCCTCGTGTTGAACGCGGGACTCGGCATCGCCGACAGTTTCCGCGAACCCGCGAGTATGGCGCTGTTCGCCGACGAGGGGAGCGACGGCGACGGCGTCGCCTCCAGTTTCGGCATCCGAGAACTCGTGTGGCGACCTGGATCGGTCATCGCCCCCGTCGCGGCCGGGTGGCTGATGGGGTCGGTTGGAATGGAGTGGGTGTTCTACGTGGGCGGCGGCTTCGCGGTCCTCGGCGCGCTCACGTTCCTGGGCGTGCTCCGCCACTACCACGGCGCGAGCGCGCTCAGGGAGTGGTAG
- a CDS encoding acyl-CoA thioesterase, whose protein sequence is MVTLLDTYIENRERVQPDDTNNYDTAHGGNVAKWMDEVGAMSAMRLAGHPCVTASIDRLDFARPIPRGDTCVIESYVYATGRTSVRVRLRAFRETPETGERELTTEATFVFVALDEERRPTPVPELTVESEREADLRRAALAAESDGSGESTE, encoded by the coding sequence ATGGTCACGCTGCTCGACACGTACATCGAGAATCGCGAACGCGTCCAGCCGGACGACACGAACAACTACGACACGGCCCACGGCGGCAACGTCGCCAAGTGGATGGACGAGGTCGGCGCGATGTCGGCGATGCGCCTCGCGGGCCACCCGTGCGTCACCGCCAGCATCGACCGCCTCGACTTCGCGCGGCCGATCCCACGCGGCGACACCTGCGTCATCGAGTCGTACGTGTACGCGACCGGTAGAACCTCCGTTCGCGTCCGCCTTCGGGCGTTTCGCGAGACGCCGGAGACGGGCGAGCGCGAGTTGACGACGGAGGCGACGTTCGTGTTCGTCGCGCTCGACGAGGAGCGCCGCCCGACGCCGGTGCCGGAGTTGACCGTCGAGAGCGAGCGCGAAGCGGACCTCCGTCGGGCGGCGCTGGCGGCCGAGTCGGACGGTTCGGGCGAGTCGACCGAGTGA
- a CDS encoding pyridoxamine 5'-phosphate oxidase family protein gives MSDLDTLRAHLDDLALSAHLATAVDDRPHVAPVWFVLDDDADALWLFTGGRKLENLARNPRVALSVESADRAGTVDWQATVFGTAHRVDDDARAAWVERRLAATYAMHEADPDALGGDDADDEATVSSEGLVRVDVGSVSLTEF, from the coding sequence GTGAGCGACCTCGACACCCTCCGGGCGCACCTCGACGACCTCGCGTTGTCGGCCCACCTCGCGACCGCCGTCGACGACCGCCCGCACGTCGCGCCGGTGTGGTTCGTCCTCGACGACGACGCTGACGCGCTGTGGCTGTTCACCGGCGGCAGAAAGCTGGAGAACCTCGCTCGCAACCCTCGCGTCGCGCTGTCGGTCGAGTCCGCCGACCGCGCCGGCACCGTCGACTGGCAGGCGACCGTCTTCGGCACCGCCCACCGGGTCGACGACGACGCGCGTGCGGCGTGGGTGGAGCGCCGCTTGGCGGCGACGTACGCGATGCACGAGGCCGACCCAGACGCACTCGGCGGCGACGACGCGGACGACGAGGCCACGGTGTCGAGCGAGGGGCTGGTTCGCGTCGACGTGGGGAGCGTGAGCCTGACAGAGTTTTGA